The Negativicutes bacterium genomic interval ATAACATCTTTTTGCATTTTTTGCGCTATTTTTTCTGCAGCTTTAACATCTTCCGGATATTGCATTGGAATAAACACAACCTTAGCTCCCAGTTGAACATTAATTTCATCGGCAACTTTTGCTAAGACCTCTTTATAATGATCCCATTCGTACCATTCCCTCACCGAAATACCAATTACCGGTTCATTCAAAATATTATATTTAGCCAAAATCTTTTGACCAACAGTTTTATCAACTTTTTCAATGGCTAAGACCGCATCCGCTGTACAATAAATCGGCGTTTTCGTAATCCCCAGTTCCGCTAATTCTTCCACCGAGCCTTCATCACGAACCGTTATCAAATCCACTTTATTCCCCATCAGTTTCATGATTTGTTTGGCTCTTTTACCGGTTATCGGCCCAATCCCTTGGGCATAGAGCATCACCGGTTTTCCTAACATTTTTCCTAACACCATGATACTAATATAATAATATAAACTTCTGGCGCTTGTCACATCCTGTAATAAGCTACCGCCACCACTGATTACTAAATCACTATTTTTTATCGCTTTGGCAATATCATAATAATTTAACCAATAAACCGCCCTAACCCCATGACGTTTAATTGTATCTTGCGGATCACCGGAAATTACAGTTATGTGCAAAGAGTCATCAAGTTTACTCAAAACTTCAATCATTGCTGCCAACATTGCTTCATCACCAGCGTTTTTAAACCCATAGTAACCCGAAATAACAATTTTACTCATTATCGTTGTTGCTCCTTCCTAATAAAGGAACACGCATTATATAAAACATGAGCACCTAACAAAGCTATTAAACCAATCCCCGCACCTAAAATTATTCCACCTAATCCTCGCATGAACGACATGAAAATTGGTGTTCTAATATGTGCAAAAGTTTCAACTAACGAACCTTGACCAATGGTTGCAACAATTACTAAGGTATAAAATAATAAATTAGGCCATTTTCGATAAAAAGCCATAACTGCCAACATAAAAGCAGGATGACCAATTAACAATTCTTTCGATCTTGGTCTAGCATATAGTAATTGTTCTAAAAATGCTCTAAATTTAAGTTCTGCTGCCGGTACCGGTACGCCATAAGTATGCCCGGAGCGTCCGACAAAAATCAGACCAGCCAAAGCAACAAAAGCAAAGGCAACTAAGCTTTTTACATAAATCGGATAATTTAATACTTTTTTTATTTGCGCTATCGCATTGCCTTTATAATCTTCACCATCAAACAAATTAAATCTTACTAAATAACTAAAAGTTACTAATATTAATGGTAAAACAAACGTTACTTTTACTCCACGATACATATTTACTTCCAGCAAATATTTGATATCGCCTAATAATGCCCCCACATAAAAACCGCCAATAAATGATAATGCACCAGTAATCATAATACCACTTAACGCCAATACCATTATCTTTTTTAGTGAGCTTTGAATTTTCGATGCTTTCCACTTATCCATTTGATAAGTCATTGCCAAAACCGGAAATAAATTAGCGGCTGCTAACGCTGCCATACTACGCGCAAAATTGCCTTGCCCCATAACAATCGGTATTGCTAGGATTGCAGCAACAAAAAACATTATCATATATTGATACTTCGGATCAAATGGTTTTAGTAATGTTAAATATAACACTCCCGCTGCACTAACACCCAAGCACATTAAAATTAATAATAATTTATTAGGAAAATAATATTGATAAGTGCCGGCTCTATCCACCACAAAACCATTTTCCACTAATTTATCATGCACACCTTTAAAGTAAGTTAGATTAGTTTCTAATAAGCTCATTCCAGTTTTTGCTTCTTCAAAGCTTCGCATTAAATTAACCCTAATATTACGTTCCTGATCAGTATTTAACCAGCGCTCTAAAGCGTCATCAATACTCATTTTACGTTGCTCATCTTTGGGAATAACATAAACGCGAGCTGCTAAATAGTCAACTTTTTCCGCTAATTCTAACAAGCCATCTTGTTTTAAAAATTGTAATTGTTGCGGATGCTCAACCATTCCTAGCGTATAATTTGCTGCTTTGAACTTAAGTGCAGTCTCATTTAACAATTTAGGTTGTCCTAAAACTTCATCCCCGGAAAATATCACTGTCGAAATATTATGTCCGGCCATCTTGCCAAAAACATATTCAATATCATCGGCTTGAACCTTACTATAATTACTTGGTCTTGCCACAATATAAAATCCGGCATTTTCAACCTTGTTTAGCTCTTCCGTTGACAAGCCCAAATTCCATTTAATAGCCTTCTCATAATTTGCCTTAACCGCTAACACTTCTTTACCGTTAATGTTAAGACTATTTACTCGCTCTAAACTCAACCGTCTGATCAAATCAGCCTTTACTTCTTGTAAAGTGTTGTAATCTTTCCCGGTTACATAAATTTCTTCAACCTTGACTTGGCCTTGTTCAACTAGAGCTCGCCAACTATTATCACTCAAACTACCGGAATTATAACTTTGCAATAAGGCTGCTCCGGAAACAGTACTAACCTTACCGCTTTCATTTAGTTTTTTCAAACTGGTTTCATATACTGCCAACGAAGTTATTCCAGCTGTTTTAAGTTCTGTCAAAACCTTATCCAGTGGTACACCCTCTAATTGCGACAACTCCACCGCATCTTCATAATCAAGAACCATTTCCACAACACTATTGTTTTCTTCAACTATATGACGTTGCCAGCCTACTACCAATGCCGAAATTAAGCCTATGATAATAAAACCAATCAACCAGCGATTATATTTAAATCCACTCAAACTCTTCTCCACCTTATTTAAAATTGACTTTTAAGTAAGCCTCTATAAATAAATCAATCTCGCCATCCATAACCGCTTGTGTGTTACCGGTTTCGGCACTAGTACGATGATCTTTAACCATATTATAAGGGTGAAATACATATGACCGAATTTGACTTCCCCACTCAATAGCCTGATAATCACCGGCAATATCGGCTTTAGCTTCAGCTTTTCTTTGTCGTTCTAATTCAAAGAGCTTTGCCCGCAACAAGTGCATACATTTTTCTCTATTTTGGATTTGTGAACGTTCGCTTTGGCACTGTACAACCACGCCAGTCGGTAGATGAGTCATCCTAACTGCCGAGTCAGTCTTATTGATATGCTGTCCCCCAGCACCACTAGCCCGATAAGTATCAACTCTGACATCAACCATATTAATTTCAACTTCAACAGTATCATCAATCTCCGGCATAACATCAATCGCCGCAAAGGAAGTATGCCGTCTAGCATTAGAATCAAACGGCGATATTCTTACTAAGCGATGAACACCTTTTTCCGCTTTTAAATAGCCATAGGCATTTTTACCGGAAATTAATAATGTTGCGCTTTTCACGCCGGCATCATCTCCGGCTAAAAAGTCCAAGGTTTCAACTTTATAACCACGGCGCTCTGCATATCGCACATACATCCGCAATAACATTTGTACCCAATCTTGCGCTTCCGTACCACCGGCACCGGCATGTAGTGTCAAAATTGCGCTGTTAGCATCGTATTCTCCTGACAACATCAAGTCTAGCTCCAAGCTCTCAATTAGTTGAGTTAACTCTTTTAAATTATCACTAACTTCAGCATAGACACTTTCATCTTGATCTTCCATGCCCATTTGCCACAAAATATTCATGTCTTCATATTTATCATTAATCATACTATATTTGTTAACACTATCTTTAAAGCCGTTTAACTCCTGCATCACTACTTGGGCTTTGTCAGGCTCATCCCAAAAACCAGGTTCACTGATTTTATATTCTAGCTCCGCTATTTTTGCTTCTTGTGTAGCAATGTCAAAGAGAAGCCCTCATTTCATCTAGCTTTTGACGCATATTAGCAATTGGCACTCTCAAATCTTCTAAAAGCATAAATTCACTCCCTGCTATTTTCTAATTATTACCGCAAGGGGCTCTTAACCTTTTACGAAAATAAAAGATTAGAGCCCTTGTTTAAATTATTTATTTTCTGCCCCACAACATTTTTTAAATTTTTTACCAGAACCACATGGACACAAATCATTACGTCCAGTAGTTTCGCCATTTACAACCGGCTTTTTGCTATCTTCTTCAGCACTAATATCTGCATGTACTTCCTTCGCATCTTTTAAATGATCCTCCGGTTGAACCACAATATTAACTTGGAACACAGTTCTGGCAATTTCTTCTTGAATGTTGGCAATCATTCTCTCAAACATATCAAACGCTTCAATTTTATATTCAATTAATGGATCGCGTTGACCATAAGCTCGTAAAGTAATCCCTTCGCGCAACATGTCCATATGATCCAAATGCTCAATCCATTTATTGTCGACAACTTTCAGCATTACAACTTTTTCAAGTTCCCTCATACCGTCTGCACCGAACATTGCTTCTCTTAAATCATAAGCTTCTTTAGCTACACTATAAAGTTCGTCTTTAAGCTCATCACGACTGAACTTTTCGAGTTCTTCCGGCACTAACCGTCCTTTTGGTGCAAATAAATTAGTACAACTTTCTGCTAAACTATTCACATCCCAATCTTCCGGATACAGTTTTTCATTAGCATAAAGATCCATATATTGATCAATCATTTGATTAATCATACTCATAATATTTTCTTTTAAGCCCTCGCCCATTAAGATTTGACGGCGTTGACCATAAATAACTTCACGTTGCTGATTCATAACATCATCATATTGTAAAACATGTTTACGAATATCAAAGTTACGTCCTTCAACTTTCTTTTGTGCTTGTTCAATAGATCTGGTAATCAATTGATGTTCAATTGGTTCATTTTCATCCATCCCCAATTTATCCATAATGGAGGCAATATTATCAGAACCGAATAATCTCATTAAATCATCTTCTAATGATAAATAGAAGCGTGATGATCCATTATCACCTTGACGACCAGCCCGACCACGTAACTGATTATCAATTCGTCGACTTTCGTGACGTTCCGTACCAATAATATGTAAACCGCCCAGTTCCGCTACACCTTCACCTAATACTATGTCAGTACCGCGACCAGCCATATTAGTAGCAATAGTCACCGCACCTTTTTGTCCAGCACCGGAAATAATTTGTGCTTCCATCTCATGATATTTAGCATTTAGCACATTATGCTGAATGCCACTTTTTTTCAAAACAATACTTAACTCTTCCGATTGTGCAATAGAAGTTGTCCCTACTAACACCGGTTGACCTTTCGCATTGGCTTCTTTTATGGCCTCAATAACAGCTTTGTATTTAGCTTTCTTAGTTTTATAAATAACATCAGGAAAGTCAACCCTAGCAATTTCTTTGTTTGTTGGAATAACAATTACCGGCAACCCATAAATTTTTAAGAATTCATCTTCTTCGGTTTTCGCCGTACCAGTCATACCAGCTAATTTACCATACATTCTAAAATAATTTTGGAAGGTAATTGCCGCTAAAGTTTGGCTTTCACGCTCAACTTTAACCCCTTCTTTAGCTTCAATCGCTTGATGTAAACCGTCAGAATAACGGCGACCAAACATCAATCGACCAGTGAATTCATCAACAATAACAACTTCACCATCGCGAACCACATAATCTCTATCACGATGCATTAACGCCTTGGCTCTTAAGGCTTGGTTAAAATGATGTGACAATTCTATATTTTCATGGTCATAAAGATTAGTAACATTTAACGCTTTCTCAATTTTGGCAATACCAAACTCTGTTGGCAATACAGCTTTCGCCTTCTCATCAACGGTATAGTCTTCGCCTTCTTTTAATTGAATAATAGCTTTGGCAACAACGCCATATAATTCAGTAGATTTATCGCCAGGCCCCGAAATAATAAGTGGCGTTCTCGCTTCATCTACTAAAATACTGTCAACCTCATCGACAATCGCATAGTTCAATTCCCGTTGAACCATTTGATCAGCGTAAATAACCATATTGTCACGCAAATAGTCAAACCCAAATTCATTATTAGTACCATAAGTAATATCTGCACTATAAGCTTCTTTTCGCTCATTGAAGCTTAAGCCATGGACAATTAATCCTACCGATAACCCTAAGAAACGATAAAGTTTACCCATCCATTCACTATCACGTTTTGCCAAGTAATCATTAACAGTAATAATATGAACACCATTACCAGTTAACGCATTTAAATAAGTTGGCAACGTTGCTACTAAAGTTTTACCTTCACCGGTACGCATTTCAGCAATTTTTCCTTCATGCAAACAAATACCGCCCAATAATTGCACATCAAAATGACGCATCCCTAACACACGACGCGACGCCTCACGTACTACCGCAAACGCTTCTGGTAATATATCTTCTAAACTTTCGCCATTTTCAATTCGTTCTTTGAAGTAGGCAGTTTTTGCTACTAATGAAGCATCACTAAGTCCTTCTAAGCTAGGCTCTAGTTCATTGATTTTCTCCACATATTCCATCATTCTTTTTATTTCTTTTTCGTTATTATCGCCAAAAATTTTCTTTAAAAAACCAAACAAAAAGTCTCACTCCTCAAAATCGGAAATTTAGCCGATTGCATTATTATACCTATTTTAAAATCTTATCAAAAAACCACCCATAAGTCAAAAACAGTTTTGAGATTCTTGGTTAAAACATTTTTAACACAAAGCTCTCGAAGGTTACACAAAGAACACTAAGGGACATTCGGTCTTAGCGACCTTGATGCCAATGTCCTCTAGGGACTTTTCATAAAACCCTTTGTGAACTTCGTGACTTCTTTGTGTTCTTCGTGTTTAAAATCTTTTCCTCTCACAACCTATCCCACCATCGTTCAGCAATCGTTTAACCATAGTTACCCTATCGTTTTCAACTATTGTTCAAAAACCATTTCATAAGAAAAGACCTCGCTAGGCGAGGTCTTTGATTTTATTTACTTAAGATTCAGGATCGATCAAGCCATATTTACCATCTTTACGACGATATACTACATTGACCGCTTCTGTTTTAGCATCACGGAAAACAAAGAAATCATGATTGATTAAATTCATTTGCATAATAGCTTCTTGAATATCCATTGGTTTTACCGCGAAACGTTTTGTTTTCACAACTTGGAAATCTTCAACTTCCGGCGCTTCTTTTATTTCTTCAACAACAGCTTCTTTAAAGCTTACTTGACGGAACTTACGAGCTAATTTTGTTTTATGTTTTTCAATTTGTCTTTCTAATTTTTCAACAACTAAATCAATAGATGTATACATATCCATGGTGGATTCTTCACCACGTAACAAGATACCATTTATTGATACTGTAACTTCAACAATATGGCGACCTTTAGTCACTGCCAAAAGTACAGTAATTTCGCTAACAGCGTCAAAGTACTTACTTACCTTTCCAACTCTTTTTTCTACATAGTCTTTTAAAGCGGGTGTGATTTCAATGTTTTTTCCTCTAATAGTGAATGTTGTCATAACCTACATCCCCTTTCTGGTTCTATGTTATATATATTCTCCATTTATTCTGAAATTCCTACCAATATTTAGCCAATAAATATATTTTATAAAATATATTATTTTTTATAAAACAAACTAATTATTAATTTGAAATTTCATTTTCATTATACAATATTTCCCTTGTTTTTGAAAGAGCCTCCATATTAAGCCCAAATATTTTTTATTATTATAACAACAAAAAATACCCGGCTATAATAGCCGGGTATTTACGTTTTATTATTAAGCTGTTTTTGTAACGTTTGCAGCTTGAGGTCCACGAGCACCGTCAACGATTTCAAACTCAACGCCTTGTCCTTCAGCTAAAGTCTTAAAACCTTCATCTTGGATTGCTGAAAAATGTACGAATACATCTCCGCCATCTTCTCTTTCGATAAATCCATAACCTTTTTCTGCGCTAAACCATTTAACTTTACCTATCATTAGAAACTCCTCCTAGAAATAAACTGGTACGTTATTTACAACGACCATAGTTAAGATTATACTCTTCATAAATAAATTTGTCAACATTTTACTTTTTATCCGAAAACTAATCTCTACCATATAAGAACTTACTACTAAAACACTAAAACATCAGTATAATCAGGCTTAAAGTACATAAACAGTTTGCCTAATTTTTTATAACACCTTTGATAAAAATAATTTTGTTCGCTCTTCTTGAGCATTACTGAAAATCTCTGTCGGAGTTCCAACTTCCACAATTTTACCTTCATCCATAAAAATAACTCTATCGCCAACTTCTCTGGCAAAGCCCATCTCGTGAGTTACTACTACCATAGTCATGCCCTCTTTAGCCAAGGCATTCATTACTTCCAATACTTCATTAACCATTTCCGGATCAAGCGCAGAAGTAGGTTCATCAAACAACATCAATTTAGGTTTCATTGCCAAAGCTCGAGCAATCGCTACCCGTTGCTGTTGACCACCTGATAATTGTGCTGGATAAGCTTCTGCTTTATC includes:
- the secA gene encoding preprotein translocase subunit SecA, with the translated sequence MFGFLKKIFGDNNEKEIKRMMEYVEKINELEPSLEGLSDASLVAKTAYFKERIENGESLEDILPEAFAVVREASRRVLGMRHFDVQLLGGICLHEGKIAEMRTGEGKTLVATLPTYLNALTGNGVHIITVNDYLAKRDSEWMGKLYRFLGLSVGLIVHGLSFNERKEAYSADITYGTNNEFGFDYLRDNMVIYADQMVQRELNYAIVDEVDSILVDEARTPLIISGPGDKSTELYGVVAKAIIQLKEGEDYTVDEKAKAVLPTEFGIAKIEKALNVTNLYDHENIELSHHFNQALRAKALMHRDRDYVVRDGEVVIVDEFTGRLMFGRRYSDGLHQAIEAKEGVKVERESQTLAAITFQNYFRMYGKLAGMTGTAKTEEDEFLKIYGLPVIVIPTNKEIARVDFPDVIYKTKKAKYKAVIEAIKEANAKGQPVLVGTTSIAQSEELSIVLKKSGIQHNVLNAKYHEMEAQIISGAGQKGAVTIATNMAGRGTDIVLGEGVAELGGLHIIGTERHESRRIDNQLRGRAGRQGDNGSSRFYLSLEDDLMRLFGSDNIASIMDKLGMDENEPIEHQLITRSIEQAQKKVEGRNFDIRKHVLQYDDVMNQQREVIYGQRRQILMGEGLKENIMSMINQMIDQYMDLYANEKLYPEDWDVNSLAESCTNLFAPKGRLVPEELEKFSRDELKDELYSVAKEAYDLREAMFGADGMRELEKVVMLKVVDNKWIEHLDHMDMLREGITLRAYGQRDPLIEYKIEAFDMFERMIANIQEEIARTVFQVNIVVQPEDHLKDAKEVHADISAEEDSKKPVVNGETTGRNDLCPCGSGKKFKKCCGAENK
- the csaB gene encoding polysaccharide pyruvyl transferase CsaB yields the protein MSKIVISGYYGFKNAGDEAMLAAMIEVLSKLDDSLHITVISGDPQDTIKRHGVRAVYWLNYYDIAKAIKNSDLVISGGGSLLQDVTSARSLYYYISIMVLGKMLGKPVMLYAQGIGPITGKRAKQIMKLMGNKVDLITVRDEGSVEELAELGITKTPIYCTADAVLAIEKVDKTVGQKILAKYNILNEPVIGISVREWYEWDHYKEVLAKVADEINVQLGAKVVFIPMQYPEDVKAAEKIAQKMQKDVIILNEEYNTSELLSIVGNLDLLMGIRLHALIFAGVMGVPMIGISYDPKIDRFLESIGEESTGCLLSLKPDKVIEQIKLKWQEKQTEKKDEVLLQKLKKAAFSNAELALGLINKQLK
- the raiA gene encoding ribosome-associated translation inhibitor RaiA, with amino-acid sequence MTTFTIRGKNIEITPALKDYVEKRVGKVSKYFDAVSEITVLLAVTKGRHIVEVTVSINGILLRGEESTMDMYTSIDLVVEKLERQIEKHKTKLARKFRQVSFKEAVVEEIKEAPEVEDFQVVKTKRFAVKPMDIQEAIMQMNLINHDFFVFRDAKTEAVNVVYRRKDGKYGLIDPES
- the prfB gene encoding peptide chain release factor 2 (programmed frameshift); translated protein: MLLEDLRVPIANMRQKLDEMRASLDIATQEAKIAELEYKISEPGFWDEPDKAQVVMQELNGFKDSVNKYSMINDKYEDMNILWQMGMEDQDESVYAEVSDNLKELTQLIESLELDLMLSGEYDANSAILTLHAGAGGTEAQDWVQMLLRMYVRYAERRGYKVETLDFLAGDDAGVKSATLLISGKNAYGYLKAEKGVHRLVRISPFDSNARRHTSFAAIDVMPEIDDTVEVEINMVDVRVDTYRASGAGGQHINKTDSAVRMTHLPTGVVVQCQSERSQIQNREKCMHLLRAKLFELERQRKAEAKADIAGDYQAIEWGSQIRSYVFHPYNMVKDHRTSAETGNTQAVMDGEIDLFIEAYLKVNFK
- a CDS encoding cold shock domain-containing protein → MIGKVKWFSAEKGYGFIEREDGGDVFVHFSAIQDEGFKTLAEGQGVEFEIVDGARGPQAANVTKTA